The following are encoded together in the Mammaliicoccus vitulinus genome:
- the rpoC gene encoding DNA-directed RNA polymerase subunit beta' — protein sequence MIDVNNFHYMKIGLASPEKIRSWSFGEVKKPETINYRTLKPERDGLFCEKIFGPTKDWECSCGKYKRVRYKGMVCDRCGVEVTKSKVRRERMGHIELAAPVSHIWYFKGIPSRMGLLLDMSPRSLEEVIYFASYTVIDPGPTGLDKKQLLTEGEYREYYDKYPGKFSAKMGAEAIRDLLNNIDLEKELKSLREELESATGQRLTRAIKRLEVVESFRHSGNEPSWMILDVLPIIPPEIRPMVQLDGGRFATSDLNDLYRRVINRNNRLKRLLDLGAPGIIVQNEKRMLQEAVDALIDNGRRGRPVTGPGNRPLKSLSHMLKGKQGRFRQNLLGKRVDYSGRSVIVVGPNLKMYQCGLPKEMALELFKPFIMKELVEREIATNIKNAKGKIDRMEEEVWDVLEDVIKEHPVLLNRAPTLHRLGIQAFEPTLVEGRAIRLHPLVTTAYNADFDGDQMAVHVPLSKEAQAEARMLMLAAQNILNPKDGKPVVTPSQDMVLGNYYLTLERKGAMGAGDIFSETNEVIKAYANGYVHLHSRIAIQAKSLKNPTFTEDQNNKLLLTSVGKVIFNEIMPESFPYLNEPTNFNLEKSTPDKYFVSPTDLPEGGLIEYLEDVELVKPFNKKFLGEIIAEIFNKFHITDTSMMLDKMKDLGFKYSSRAGITVGVSDIVVLPEKEEIIGEADLKVEKVQKQFGRGLITESERYAAIIEIWTKAKDDIQAKLMMSLDSLNPIFMMSDSGARGNASNFTQLAGMRGLMANPSGKIIELPIKSSFREGLTVLEYFISTHGARKGLADTALKTADSGYLTRRLVDVAQDVIVREEDCGTDRGLLVSDIREGSELIEPFIERIEGRYSKETLRHPETDEVIIKVNELITAEIAKIIIDAGITEMHIRSAFTCNTRHGVCEKCYGKNLATGEQVEVGEAVGTIAAQSIGEPGTQLTMRTFHTGGVAGADITQGLPRIQELFEARNPKGQAVISEINGEVTEITIVKDRQQEIKVKGENEIRTYNAPGTSRLKVEEGQYVERGEVMTEGSIEPKGLLAVAGLNATQKYLLKEVQKVYRMQGVEISDKHVEVMVRQMLRKVRIIEAGDTKLLPGALVDIHTFTDANREVFATRKRPATAKPVLLGITKASLETESFLSAASFQETTRVLTDAAIKGKRDNLLGLKENVIIGKLIPAGTGMRRYTGVDFEKVEKKVSPQEPVVTD from the coding sequence TTGATTGATGTAAATAATTTCCATTACATGAAAATAGGACTTGCTTCACCTGAGAAGATCCGTTCTTGGTCATTTGGTGAAGTGAAAAAACCAGAAACAATTAACTACCGTACGTTAAAACCAGAAAGAGATGGCTTATTCTGTGAGAAAATTTTCGGTCCAACTAAGGACTGGGAATGTAGTTGTGGTAAATATAAAAGAGTACGTTATAAAGGCATGGTTTGTGACAGATGTGGTGTAGAAGTTACGAAATCAAAAGTGCGTCGCGAAAGAATGGGGCACATTGAATTAGCAGCACCAGTTTCTCATATATGGTACTTCAAAGGTATCCCAAGTCGTATGGGACTATTACTTGATATGTCACCACGTTCACTTGAAGAAGTTATATACTTTGCTTCTTATACTGTAATCGATCCAGGTCCAACTGGGCTAGATAAGAAACAACTATTAACTGAAGGCGAATATCGTGAATACTACGATAAATATCCTGGTAAATTCTCAGCAAAAATGGGTGCAGAAGCCATCCGTGATTTATTAAATAATATTGATTTAGAAAAAGAATTAAAATCATTACGTGAAGAATTAGAATCAGCAACTGGACAAAGATTAACTAGAGCAATCAAACGTTTAGAAGTTGTTGAATCATTCCGTCACTCAGGTAACGAACCATCATGGATGATTTTAGATGTGTTACCAATTATCCCACCTGAAATCCGTCCAATGGTTCAATTAGATGGTGGCCGTTTCGCAACAAGTGATTTAAATGATTTATACCGTCGTGTTATTAACCGTAATAATCGTTTGAAACGTTTATTAGACTTAGGTGCACCTGGTATTATCGTTCAAAATGAAAAACGTATGTTACAAGAAGCTGTAGATGCGTTAATCGACAATGGTCGTCGTGGTCGTCCTGTTACAGGACCTGGTAACCGTCCATTGAAATCACTATCACATATGTTAAAAGGTAAACAAGGTCGTTTCCGTCAAAACTTACTTGGTAAGCGTGTCGACTATTCAGGTCGTTCAGTTATCGTAGTTGGTCCTAACCTTAAAATGTACCAATGTGGTTTACCGAAAGAAATGGCGCTTGAATTGTTCAAACCTTTCATCATGAAAGAGCTTGTTGAACGAGAAATAGCGACTAACATCAAGAATGCAAAAGGCAAAATTGATAGAATGGAAGAAGAAGTTTGGGACGTACTAGAAGATGTTATCAAAGAACATCCGGTATTACTAAACCGTGCACCAACGCTTCACCGTCTAGGTATCCAAGCGTTTGAACCTACATTAGTAGAAGGTCGTGCGATAAGACTTCATCCACTTGTTACAACTGCTTATAACGCTGACTTTGATGGTGACCAAATGGCTGTCCATGTTCCTTTATCTAAAGAAGCACAAGCAGAAGCGCGTATGTTAATGCTTGCAGCACAAAACATTTTAAACCCTAAAGATGGTAAACCAGTTGTTACACCTTCTCAAGATATGGTACTAGGTAACTATTACTTAACACTTGAACGTAAAGGTGCAATGGGAGCTGGAGATATCTTTAGTGAAACAAATGAAGTTATTAAAGCTTACGCAAATGGATATGTACATTTACATTCACGTATAGCAATTCAAGCAAAATCATTAAAAAATCCAACATTCACTGAAGATCAAAATAACAAACTATTACTTACATCTGTTGGTAAAGTTATCTTTAATGAAATTATGCCGGAATCATTCCCATATTTAAATGAACCGACTAATTTCAATCTAGAAAAATCAACACCAGATAAATATTTTGTTTCACCTACTGATTTACCAGAAGGTGGCTTGATTGAATACTTAGAAGATGTTGAACTTGTTAAACCATTCAACAAAAAATTCTTAGGTGAAATCATTGCTGAAATCTTCAATAAATTCCATATTACAGATACTTCAATGATGCTAGATAAGATGAAAGATTTAGGATTTAAATATTCATCTCGTGCTGGTATTACAGTTGGTGTTTCTGATATCGTGGTTCTTCCTGAGAAAGAAGAAATTATCGGAGAAGCAGATCTTAAAGTTGAAAAAGTACAAAAACAATTTGGCCGTGGTTTAATCACTGAAAGCGAACGTTATGCAGCAATTATTGAAATTTGGACTAAAGCGAAAGATGATATTCAAGCTAAATTAATGATGTCATTAGACAGCTTAAACCCAATCTTCATGATGAGTGACTCAGGAGCGCGTGGTAACGCATCTAACTTCACTCAGCTAGCTGGTATGCGTGGTTTGATGGCTAACCCATCTGGTAAAATTATCGAGTTACCGATTAAATCTTCATTCAGAGAAGGTTTAACAGTACTTGAATACTTCATCTCAACTCACGGTGCTCGTAAAGGTCTTGCCGATACAGCACTGAAAACTGCCGATTCAGGTTACTTAACACGTCGTCTAGTTGACGTAGCACAAGATGTTATCGTCAGAGAAGAAGACTGTGGTACTGACCGAGGATTATTAGTTTCTGATATAAGAGAAGGTTCAGAATTAATTGAGCCATTTATTGAACGTATAGAAGGTCGTTACTCTAAAGAAACATTACGTCATCCAGAAACAGACGAAGTGATCATTAAAGTTAACGAACTTATAACAGCAGAAATTGCTAAAATAATCATTGATGCTGGTATTACTGAAATGCATATCCGTTCAGCATTCACTTGTAACACACGTCATGGTGTATGTGAAAAATGTTATGGTAAGAACTTAGCAACTGGTGAACAAGTTGAAGTTGGTGAAGCAGTTGGTACAATTGCTGCACAATCAATTGGTGAACCAGGTACTCAGCTTACAATGCGTACATTCCATACCGGCGGTGTTGCAGGAGCCGATATTACCCAAGGTTTACCTCGTATTCAAGAGTTATTTGAAGCGCGTAATCCTAAAGGTCAAGCGGTAATTTCTGAAATTAACGGTGAAGTAACTGAAATTACTATCGTTAAAGATCGTCAACAAGAAATTAAAGTTAAAGGCGAAAATGAAATCCGTACTTATAACGCTCCTGGTACTTCTCGACTTAAAGTTGAAGAAGGACAATACGTTGAACGTGGTGAAGTAATGACAGAAGGTTCAATTGAACCTAAAGGATTACTAGCAGTAGCAGGATTAAATGCTACACAGAAATACTTACTTAAAGAAGTGCAAAAAGTTTACCGTATGCAAGGTGTTGAAATTTCAGATAAACACGTTGAAGTTATGGTTAGACAAATGCTTCGTAAAGTAAGAATTATCGAAGCTGGAGATACTAAATTATTACCAGGTGCATTAGTTGATATTCATACATTTACTGATGCTAACAGAGAAGTATTCGCTACACGTAAACGTCCGGCGACTGCAAAACCTGTATTACTTGGTATTACTAAAGCATCTCTTGAAACTGAAAGTTTCTTATCAGCAGCTTCATTCCAAGAAACAACAAGAGTTCTTACAGATGCTGCCATTAAAGGTAAGCGTGATAACTTACTTGGACTTAAAGAAAATGTTATCATCGGTAAATTGATTCCTGCTGGTACAGGCATGAGAAGATATACTGGCGTTGACTTTGAAAAAGTTGAGAAAAAAGTTTCACCTCAAGAACCAGTCGTTACTGACTAA
- the rpoB gene encoding DNA-directed RNA polymerase subunit beta, with protein sequence MTGQLIQYGRHRVRRSYARISEILELPNLIEIQTKSYQWFLKEGLLEMFRDISPIDDFTGNLSLEFVDYRLGEPKYDLEESKNRDATYSAPLRVKVRLINKETGEVKDQEVFMGDFPLMTDTGTFVINGAERVIVSQLVRSPSVYFNEKVDKNGKVSFGTTVIPNRGAWLEYETDAKDVPYVRIDRTRKLPISVLVRALGFSSDQEIIDLLGDNEYLRNALDKDNTETTDQALLEIYERLRPGEPPTVENAKSLLYSRFFDPKRYDLASVGRYKMNKKLHLKHRLFNQTLAEPIVDVETGEIAAEEGTVLDRRNLDKIIDVLESNANIHVYELNSGVLDEPVEVQAVKIYIPGDEEKRTTTVIGNAFPDEAVKCITPADIISSLSYFFNLLHGVGYTDDIDHLGNRRLRSVGELLQNQFRIGLSRMERVVRERMSIQDTESITPQQLINIRPVIASIKEFFGSSQLSQFMDQANPLAELTHKRRLSALGPGGLTRERAGMEVRDVHYSHYGRMCPIETPEGPNIGLINSLSSYARVNEFGFIETPYRKVNIETNQVTDRIDYLTADEEDSYVVAQANSVLDETGKFVDDEVLCRFRGDNTTKPKERMDYMDVSPKQVVSAATACIPFLENDDSNRALMGANMQRQAVPLMNPEAPFVGTGMEHVTARDSGAAVVAKFKGRVEHVEAKEILVRRIVEENGKEIETELDRYPLSKFKRSNSGTCYNQRPIISSGDIVDKGEILADGPSMELGEMALGRNVVVGFMTWDGYNYEDAVIMSERLVKDDVYTSIHVEEYESEARDTKLGPEEITRDIPNVSDNALKNLDDRGIVYVGAEVKDGDILVGKVTPKGVTELTAEERLLHAIFGEKAREVRDTSLRVPHGAGGIVLDVKVFNREEGDDSLSPGVNQLVRVYIVQKRKIHVGDKMCGRHGNKGVISRILPEEDMPYLPDGTPIDIMLNPLGVPSRMNIGQVLELHLGMAAKNLGIHVASPVFDGANDDDVWSTIEEAGMARDGKTVLYDGRTGEPFDNRVSVGVMYMLKLAHMVDDKLHARSTGPYSLVTQQPLGGKAQFGGQRFGEMEVWALEAYGAAYTLQEILTYKSDDTVGRVKTYEAIVKGENIPKPGVPESFRVLMKELQSLGLDVKVMDEHDNEIEMRDLEDEEMMDKKVELGVSQDAAIEGQQVTD encoded by the coding sequence TTGACAGGTCAACTTATCCAGTATGGAAGACATCGTGTTCGTAGAAGTTATGCGAGAATTTCCGAAATTTTAGAACTACCTAACTTAATCGAGATTCAAACGAAATCATATCAATGGTTTCTTAAAGAAGGTTTACTTGAAATGTTCCGAGACATTTCTCCAATTGATGACTTTACAGGTAACTTATCTTTAGAATTCGTAGATTACCGTTTAGGTGAACCGAAGTATGATTTAGAGGAGTCTAAAAACCGTGATGCGACATATTCCGCGCCATTACGCGTTAAAGTCCGTTTAATCAATAAAGAAACAGGCGAAGTAAAAGACCAAGAAGTATTTATGGGTGATTTCCCATTAATGACTGACACTGGTACTTTCGTAATTAATGGTGCAGAACGTGTTATTGTATCTCAACTTGTACGTTCACCATCCGTTTATTTCAATGAAAAAGTTGATAAAAACGGTAAAGTGAGTTTTGGAACAACTGTAATTCCTAACCGTGGTGCATGGTTAGAGTATGAAACAGATGCGAAAGATGTTCCTTACGTAAGAATAGATAGAACTCGTAAATTACCAATTTCAGTATTAGTCCGTGCACTAGGTTTCTCATCTGATCAAGAAATCATTGATTTACTTGGTGATAACGAATACCTTAGAAACGCATTAGACAAAGATAATACTGAAACAACAGATCAAGCATTGCTTGAAATCTATGAGCGTTTACGTCCGGGAGAACCACCAACAGTAGAGAACGCTAAAAGTTTATTATATTCACGTTTCTTCGACCCAAAACGTTATGATTTAGCAAGCGTAGGTCGTTATAAAATGAATAAAAAATTACATCTTAAACACCGTTTATTCAACCAAACGTTAGCTGAACCTATCGTTGATGTTGAAACAGGTGAAATTGCAGCTGAAGAAGGTACTGTACTAGATCGTCGTAATTTAGATAAAATTATTGACGTATTAGAATCTAACGCTAATATTCATGTATATGAATTAAATAGTGGTGTATTAGATGAACCAGTTGAAGTACAAGCAGTTAAAATTTACATTCCTGGTGATGAAGAAAAACGTACAACAACAGTGATTGGTAATGCGTTCCCTGATGAAGCAGTGAAATGCATTACGCCAGCAGATATTATTTCTTCATTATCATATTTCTTTAACTTGTTACATGGTGTAGGTTATACAGATGATATTGACCACTTAGGTAATCGTCGTTTACGTTCAGTAGGCGAATTATTACAAAACCAATTTAGAATTGGTTTATCACGTATGGAACGTGTCGTACGTGAACGTATGTCAATTCAAGATACTGAATCAATCACACCTCAACAATTAATTAATATTCGTCCAGTTATTGCGTCTATTAAAGAATTCTTTGGTAGTTCTCAATTATCTCAATTCATGGACCAAGCAAACCCATTAGCTGAGTTAACTCATAAACGTCGTCTATCTGCATTAGGACCCGGCGGTTTAACTCGTGAACGTGCTGGTATGGAAGTACGTGACGTTCACTATTCTCACTATGGTCGTATGTGTCCAATTGAAACACCTGAGGGACCAAACATCGGTTTAATTAACTCTTTATCAAGTTATGCGAGAGTTAATGAATTTGGTTTTATTGAAACGCCTTATCGTAAGGTTAATATCGAAACAAACCAAGTTACTGACAGAATTGACTATTTAACAGCTGACGAAGAAGACAGCTATGTTGTAGCGCAAGCAAACTCAGTACTTGATGAAACAGGTAAATTCGTTGATGATGAAGTACTTTGTCGTTTCCGTGGGGATAATACTACGAAACCTAAAGAACGTATGGATTACATGGATGTATCACCTAAACAGGTTGTTTCTGCTGCGACAGCATGTATTCCTTTCTTAGAAAACGATGACTCTAACCGTGCGCTTATGGGTGCAAACATGCAACGTCAAGCAGTGCCTTTAATGAATCCTGAAGCGCCATTTGTTGGTACAGGTATGGAACATGTGACTGCACGTGATTCAGGAGCAGCTGTAGTTGCGAAATTTAAAGGTAGAGTTGAACACGTTGAAGCTAAAGAAATTTTAGTTAGACGTATTGTTGAAGAAAATGGTAAAGAAATCGAAACGGAATTAGACCGTTACCCATTATCTAAATTCAAGCGTAGTAACTCTGGTACTTGTTATAATCAACGTCCAATCATTTCGAGTGGTGACATTGTGGATAAAGGTGAAATTTTAGCTGATGGTCCTTCAATGGAATTAGGTGAAATGGCACTTGGTCGTAACGTAGTTGTTGGTTTCATGACATGGGACGGTTATAACTACGAGGATGCTGTAATCATGAGTGAACGTTTAGTTAAAGATGACGTTTACACTTCAATTCACGTTGAAGAGTATGAATCAGAAGCTCGTGATACTAAATTAGGACCTGAAGAAATCACACGTGATATTCCTAACGTTTCTGATAATGCACTTAAAAACTTAGATGATCGTGGTATTGTTTACGTTGGTGCAGAAGTTAAAGACGGGGATATTCTTGTTGGTAAAGTAACGCCTAAAGGTGTAACTGAACTAACTGCTGAAGAAAGATTATTACATGCAATCTTTGGTGAAAAAGCTCGTGAAGTTCGTGATACATCATTACGTGTACCTCATGGTGCAGGTGGTATTGTATTAGATGTTAAAGTATTTAATAGAGAAGAAGGCGATGATTCATTATCTCCAGGTGTTAACCAATTAGTACGTGTATATATCGTTCAAAAACGTAAAATACATGTCGGAGATAAAATGTGTGGACGTCATGGTAACAAAGGTGTTATTTCTCGTATTTTACCAGAAGAAGATATGCCTTACTTACCAGATGGCACACCAATTGATATCATGTTAAACCCACTAGGTGTACCTTCTCGTATGAATATCGGACAAGTATTAGAACTTCATCTTGGAATGGCAGCTAAGAATTTAGGTATTCATGTTGCTTCACCAGTATTTGATGGTGCAAACGATGATGATGTTTGGTCAACTATTGAAGAAGCAGGTATGGCCCGTGATGGTAAAACTGTACTTTACGATGGTCGTACTGGTGAACCGTTTGACAACCGTGTATCTGTAGGTGTTATGTATATGCTTAAACTTGCACACATGGTAGATGACAAATTGCACGCACGTTCTACTGGACCATACTCACTTGTTACACAACAACCACTGGGCGGTAAAGCACAGTTTGGTGGACAACGTTTCGGTGAGATGGAGGTATGGGCACTTGAAGCTTATGGTGCTGCATATACTTTACAAGAGATTTTAACTTATAAATCTGATGATACTGTAGGTCGTGTTAAAACTTACGAAGCCATCGTAAAAGGTGAAAACATCCCTAAACCGGGTGTTCCTGAATCATTCCGCGTGTTAATGAAAGAGTTACAAAGTTTAGGTCTAGACGTTAAAGTTATGGACGAACATGATAACGAAATCGAAATGCGTGATTTAGAAGATGAAGAAATGATGGACAAGAAAGTTGAGTTAGGTGTTTCACAAGATGCAGCAATAGAAGGACAACAAGTAACTGATTAA
- a CDS encoding class I SAM-dependent methyltransferase yields MSHYFDNDPNVKSERENFDYFYRDIKLSLQTDHGVFSKGKIDFGSDLLVSTFLNANPPGPKKKILDVGCGYGPIGLMCAKVLPHSEITLVDVNERALDLAKENKKINQISNADIKTSNCLDAVLDLKFDYVLTNPPIRAGKEVVHRIIEQSDDVLTSGGELWVVIQKKQGMPSAKKKMQALYGNAETIEKSKGYYILKSVKA; encoded by the coding sequence ATGAGTCATTATTTTGATAATGATCCAAATGTGAAGTCGGAACGAGAAAATTTCGATTATTTCTACCGCGACATCAAACTCTCCCTTCAGACAGATCATGGTGTTTTCTCAAAAGGGAAAATAGATTTTGGATCTGATTTATTAGTTTCTACTTTTTTAAATGCTAACCCCCCTGGTCCTAAAAAGAAAATATTGGATGTAGGTTGCGGATACGGTCCTATAGGTTTAATGTGTGCAAAAGTACTTCCTCATAGTGAAATAACATTAGTGGATGTTAACGAACGCGCATTGGACTTAGCGAAAGAGAATAAAAAGATTAATCAAATTAGCAATGCAGACATAAAAACGAGCAATTGTTTAGATGCTGTATTAGATTTGAAATTTGATTATGTACTAACAAATCCACCTATAAGAGCTGGAAAAGAAGTTGTACATCGAATAATTGAACAAAGTGATGATGTATTAACTAGTGGTGGAGAGCTTTGGGTCGTAATTCAAAAGAAACAAGGAATGCCTTCTGCGAAGAAGAAAATGCAAGCCCTTTATGGCAATGCAGAAACAATAGAAAAAAGCAAGGGTTATTACATTTTAAAAAGTGTAAAAGCTTGA
- the rplL gene encoding 50S ribosomal protein L7/L12 has protein sequence MTNEKIIEEIKEMSVLELNDLVKAIEEEFGVTAAAPVASAGAAGADAAAEQTEFNVELTSAGDSKIKVVKAVKEITGLGLKEAKEIVDNAPKVVKEGLSKEDAEALKEKLEEVGASVEVK, from the coding sequence ATGACTAATGAAAAAATTATCGAAGAAATCAAAGAAATGTCAGTATTAGAATTAAACGACTTAGTAAAAGCTATTGAAGAAGAATTTGGTGTAACAGCAGCAGCTCCAGTAGCATCAGCTGGCGCAGCTGGTGCAGACGCAGCAGCTGAACAAACTGAATTCAACGTTGAATTAACTTCAGCTGGAGATTCAAAAATTAAAGTTGTTAAAGCAGTTAAAGAAATAACTGGTTTAGGCTTAAAAGAAGCTAAAGAAATCGTAGACAACGCTCCTAAAGTTGTTAAAGAAGGTTTATCTAAAGAAGACGCTGAAGCTTTAAAAGAAAAATTAGAAGAAGTTGGCGCATCTGTAGAAGTAAAATAA
- the rplJ gene encoding 50S ribosomal protein L10, producing the protein MSNSKIVEVKQQKVDLITEQFKNSVSTILVDYRGLTVAQVTELRKQLREAGIEYKVYKNTLVRRAAEAAGIEGLEESLTGPNAIAFSNEEVVEPAKILADFAKANEALEIKAGVIEGRVVSAEEVNTIGSLPSKDGLVSMLLSVLQAPVRNFAYAVKAVGEQKEESAE; encoded by the coding sequence ATGTCTAATTCAAAAATCGTTGAAGTGAAACAACAAAAAGTTGATCTAATTACAGAACAATTTAAAAATTCTGTTTCAACAATTCTTGTGGATTACCGTGGTTTAACAGTTGCGCAAGTTACTGAATTACGTAAACAATTACGTGAAGCTGGTATCGAATATAAAGTTTACAAAAATACTTTAGTTCGTCGTGCTGCTGAAGCTGCTGGAATCGAAGGTTTAGAAGAGTCATTAACTGGTCCTAACGCAATTGCTTTTTCAAATGAAGAAGTTGTTGAGCCAGCGAAAATTCTTGCTGACTTTGCTAAAGCAAACGAAGCATTAGAAATCAAAGCAGGTGTTATTGAAGGACGAGTTGTTTCTGCAGAAGAAGTTAACACAATCGGTTCATTACCATCAAAAGATGGTCTTGTATCAATGTTACTATCTGTATTACAAGCTCCAGTTCGTAACTTTGCTTATGCAGTTAAAGCTGTCGGAGAACAAAAAGAAGAAAGTGCTGAATAA
- the rplA gene encoding 50S ribosomal protein L1, with product MAKKGKKYQEAIAKVDRNSTYEIEEAIKLAKETSTVNFDASVEVAFRLGIDTRKNDQQIRGAVVLPHGTGKTQRVLVFAKGDKIKEAEEAGADYVGEEYINKINQGWFEFDVIVATPDMMGEVGKLGRVLGPKGLMPNPKTGTVTMDIQKAVGEIKAGKVEYRAEKSGIVHASIGKVSFEEQQLVENFKTIKDTLTKAKPSSSKGTYFKSVAVTTTMGPGIKVDTSSFKL from the coding sequence ATGGCTAAAAAAGGTAAAAAGTATCAAGAAGCAATTGCTAAAGTTGACCGTAATTCAACATATGAAATAGAAGAAGCGATCAAATTAGCAAAAGAAACAAGTACTGTTAACTTTGATGCATCTGTAGAAGTTGCATTTCGTTTAGGTATTGATACTCGTAAAAATGACCAACAAATCCGTGGTGCTGTAGTATTACCACACGGTACTGGTAAAACACAACGTGTATTAGTATTCGCTAAAGGCGATAAAATTAAAGAAGCAGAAGAAGCTGGAGCAGACTATGTAGGTGAAGAATACATTAATAAAATCAACCAAGGTTGGTTCGAATTTGATGTAATCGTAGCTACACCTGATATGATGGGTGAAGTTGGTAAACTTGGTCGTGTATTAGGACCTAAAGGTTTAATGCCAAACCCTAAAACTGGTACAGTTACTATGGATATCCAAAAGGCAGTCGGAGAAATTAAAGCAGGTAAAGTAGAATACCGTGCTGAAAAATCTGGTATTGTTCATGCATCTATTGGTAAAGTATCATTTGAAGAGCAACAATTAGTTGAAAACTTCAAAACAATCAAAGATACATTAACAAAAGCTAAACCATCATCATCTAAAGGTACTTACTTCAAGTCTGTTGCTGTTACAACAACAATGGGCCCTGGTATCAAAGTTGATACTTCAAGCTTCAAACTTTAA
- the rplK gene encoding 50S ribosomal protein L11 — MAKKVVKVVKLQIPAGKANPAPPVGPALGQAGVNIMGFCKEFNARTQEQAGLIIPVEITVFEDRSFTFITKTPPAAVLLKKAAKVEKGSGEPNKTKVATVTQDQVREIANTKMPDLNAASEEAAIRIVEGTARSMGIVVE, encoded by the coding sequence GTGGCTAAAAAAGTAGTTAAAGTAGTTAAATTGCAAATTCCTGCAGGTAAAGCGAATCCAGCACCACCAGTTGGTCCTGCATTAGGTCAAGCCGGTGTGAATATTATGGGATTCTGTAAAGAATTCAACGCTCGTACACAAGAGCAAGCAGGTTTAATCATTCCAGTTGAAATTACAGTATTTGAAGATCGTTCATTTACTTTCATCACTAAGACACCACCTGCAGCAGTATTACTTAAAAAAGCAGCTAAAGTAGAAAAAGGTTCAGGTGAACCTAACAAAACTAAAGTTGCAACAGTAACTCAAGACCAAGTACGTGAAATTGCTAACACTAAAATGCCTGACTTAAATGCAGCATCTGAAGAAGCAGCTATACGTATCGTTGAAGGTACTGCACGTAGTATGGGTATTGTCGTAGAATAA
- the nusG gene encoding transcription termination/antitermination protein NusG — translation MSEDIGAKRWYAVHTYSGYENKVKTNLEKRVDTMNMQEQIFRVVIPEEEETSIKDGKAKTTIKKTFPGYVLVELIMTDESWYIVRNTPGVTGFVGSAGAGSKPNPLLPDEAKFILKQMGMSEKTVDVKVELGEQVRVTSGPFSNQVGEIKEIDVEKYKLTVLVDMFGRETPVEVEFDQIEKL, via the coding sequence ATGTCAGAAGATATAGGCGCTAAACGATGGTACGCAGTCCACACTTATTCAGGTTATGAAAATAAAGTTAAAACTAACCTTGAAAAGCGTGTAGATACAATGAATATGCAAGAACAAATCTTTAGAGTTGTAATTCCAGAAGAAGAAGAAACTTCTATTAAAGATGGTAAAGCGAAAACAACAATTAAAAAGACATTTCCAGGTTATGTATTAGTAGAATTAATCATGACAGATGAATCATGGTATATTGTCAGAAATACACCTGGTGTTACAGGATTTGTTGGATCTGCAGGTGCAGGTTCTAAACCTAACCCACTATTACCTGATGAAGCGAAATTTATTTTGAAACAAATGGGTATGTCAGAAAAAACAGTCGATGTTAAAGTTGAACTAGGTGAGCAAGTTCGTGTAACAAGTGGTCCGTTTAGTAACCAAGTTGGCGAAATTAAAGAAATAGATGTTGAGAAGTATAAATTAACTGTACTTGTAGATATGTTTGGTAGAGAAACACCGGTTGAAGTAGAATTCGACCAAATTGAAAAGTTGTAA
- the secE gene encoding preprotein translocase subunit SecE: MAKKENFFQGVKSEMQKTSWPTGKELVKYTTIVVCTVIFFLIFFYALDLGITELINFIR; the protein is encoded by the coding sequence ATGGCTAAAAAAGAAAACTTCTTTCAAGGCGTAAAATCCGAAATGCAAAAAACAAGTTGGCCAACAGGCAAAGAACTTGTTAAATATACAACGATAGTGGTGTGTACAGTAATCTTTTTCTTAATCTTTTTCTATGCATTAGATTTAGGAATTACAGAATTAATTAATTTTATTAGATAG
- the rpmG gene encoding 50S ribosomal protein L33, which produces MRKVPLNCEKCGARNYTVPKKDTDERLELKKFCKTCNTHTLHKESI; this is translated from the coding sequence ATGAGAAAAGTCCCTTTAAATTGCGAGAAATGCGGAGCTAGGAATTATACAGTCCCTAAAAAAGATACAGATGAACGATTAGAGCTAAAAAAGTTTTGTAAAACTTGTAATACGCATACATTGCATAAAGAATCCATCTAA